The DNA region TTATTCTTCCAGAGGCTACTGAAAAATCTGACCCATCATGGTTTGGCTTTCCTATAACGATTAAACCAGATAGTGGCATCGCCCGTGTTGACTTATTGAAGTTTATGGATCAATTCAAAATAGGTACACGTTTATTATTTGCTGGTAATTTAACACGTCAACCATATTTTGAAAATGTTGAGTATCGTGTTGTAGGTGAATTAACAAATACAGATATTATTATGAACCATACCTTCTGGATCGGTGTTTACCCAGGCTTATCTAAGCAACACTTGGATTTCATTATTCAGAAATTTGAAGAATTTTTTGGTTTAAGTTTTTAATAAAAAAAAGGGGCGTTAGCCCTTTTAAGACTCGGTTATGAACATATTAATTTATGGTGCAACAGGTTATATTGGAAATAAGCTTGTCGAATATTTGATGGCACAAGGTTACTGTATAGGTAATGTCAGTAGGCGTATATCACCTATTGCTGGTGTAAATAATTATTTATTCGATGATGATGTTGAAATTATACTATCTAAATTTAAGCCTCATAAAATTATTTACATGTCTGCTTGCTTTGATAATAATAACATAGCAAGTATTATTGATATAAATGTTAAAAAACCACTGGAGATATTAAAAGTACTTGAAATTAATAGTGATATTGAATTTATTTATATTGGTAGTTATTGGCAATTCGGAAATATTGATAATAAAAATATAGCAATAGATTTATATTCCGCATCAAAAAAAGCAATTGTACCATTTTTGGATTTTTACAATACTTACACGAAAGTATTGTGTAAAGAGATTGTATTATATGGAACTTATGGCGAAAGTGATGGCCGAGGAAAACTTTTAGATTACTTAATAACAATGTCAAATAAATGTCAAAAAGTCGCTTTAACGGAAGGCTTGCAAGAGTTAAACCTTGTTAATGTTGATGATATTTGCGTTAATATCGAAAAAATAATGCAAATTACAAAAAAAAATAAATTTCAGATTCTATCAGATTCATCTTATACTCCAAGGGAGTTAGTTGAGATTATCCGTAAGTACCAACCAATTGAAGTTAGTTTTGGTGAATTAGATTATAGGTCCGTAGAACTGATGACATTGTGGATGAATTCAAATTATACGCAGATTTATACGGAAGATAATATTGAAAGTTACATCAAAGCTAAGTTAACAAATGTCTAAATTATTAACAAACTCGTTTATATATACGGTTTTAGCTATTTTTGAGAAGGGCCTCGTATTTTTTATGATGCCTATTTATACCGCTTACCTGTCACCAGCTGATTTTGGTTCATATAGCTTAGTACTCGCTATAAATGCATTTCTTATTTTGTTGTATACTTTTTCTTTAGAAAATGGACTTGGGAAATTTTATTATGATTTCAAAGCTGATGAGGAAAAAGTTAGAGAGCTATTTGGCACAATATTTACAACAGTATTATTAATATCATTTATATTCACTCTGTTATTCTATTTTTTTTATAACGATTTGTTTAATGTCTTTTCTAATAATGATGATTTGCATCACAACTTAAAAATTGGACTTGCTTGTATTGCATTTTATCCAGCTTATTCAATATTAAAACGCATGTATCAAGTAAAACAAGAATCAAAAAAGTTTGGTTTTCTTAGTTTTCTGTATACATTGTTGCTTATAATGATGAATCTTGTATGTATTATACTTTTAAATTTAAAGTCAGAGGGTTTGTTGTTTGGGTTACTATTTACAAATATAGTTTTTTTTAGTTATTCAATTTTTAATTTTTATAAGAGTAATGGTTTTTATTATAATTTTGAAATATTAAAAACAGTATTAAAATACTCACTACCGTTATTTCCACATAGCGTATCGAATATTGTAACGACTATGTGTGATAGGATATTTGTAGGTTATTTTCTTACCTTAACAGCTGTAGGATTGTATTCAGTAGCAAGCCAAATTAGTATGATTTTTAGTGTATTAATAGGATCATTTACTATGGCATATGGCCCCTTTTTTTTTGAAAAGATGAAAGGGTCAGCAACCGATAAAACGGAAATAATAAAAATCGCACATACTGTAGTACCTATTTTTTGTTTATTTGGCATTGGTTTTAGCCTTTTTTCGAAAGAGATTGTAATGCTAATGGCTACAGATGCATATCTTGAAGCATATAATTACGCAATGATATTAATATTTGTTTTTGTATTTCAATCTGTATATATATTTACTGCTGGGCCTTTATTGATAAATTCGACAACTAGATATGCTGCTATAAGTATATTCGCTGCATTATTAAATATATTTTTAAATTATATTCTCATACCTATCTATGGTATCTATGGTGCGGCGGTAGCGACATTAATACAGAAAATTATTGCTGTTATTTTATATAGTTATTTAGGGTACAAATCAACAGATAAATTAGAATTTAATTTTCGATATTTAATTTTGTTGCCCGTTTTATCTTTTGTTATTGTGTTTACCCTATCGCCTTTATTAAATCAACAGGCTTTATATATAAGTATATCCGCTAAGGTTTTAATTATATTGTTTTGCACCGTTATACTGTTGTTGACTAATAGCTATATCTATATATTCTCAAAAAAGTTTTACTTTAATATAAGAAAAAAAATAAAATGAAAAAATTAATTTCTATATGTATTCCAACATATAATCGCTGCGCTAAAGTAAAACTTGCAATTGAATCTGCTTTAAGTGTAAAAAGTGAATTAATAGACATCATTGTTATGGATAATTACTCCCCTGATAATACTTGGTCTGAGATAAATAAATTAGATGATAGTCGCTTAAAGGTTTTTAGACAGGGAAAAAATATAGGTTTTTGTGGGAACTTATTAGATGTGGTATCAAAAGCTGAAACTGATTTTGTTTTTTTACTCAGTGATGACGATTTAATTAACCCTAAGTATGTTGAAAAAATTATTGAAGAGGGCCTGCTAGATTCTTGTGCTACAGGTATAATATATGGCAGTATTTTTAATACCCATAAGAATAAATTTTATTCTGAGTATTCAAATTCACTTTATAACCGTCTAAGTGGTATTTCCGAGGTTGCAGTTAAACATTCATACATGTCTGGTATGATCTTAAATAAAAAATATATAGATATGAAATTATTATATCAACTGTATCAGTGTGAAGATAAACTAATGTATCCTCATGAAGTTATGGTGCTTTCAATTTTACAACAAAATAAGGACATTATCACGATATCAGACATATGTTGCTATCAGGGTGTCCCTGGGTTTTCTCATATTATAGATGAAACAGTATATTATTATTATACTGAAAGAGTCTATTTAATAAAGCAATATATTAGAATAACAAATTATATATATGAGGAAGGAGTTGAAAGGGATACAATCAAAAAAAATATAGCACATTTAGCAACTGTTATTTTATTAAATTCGTCACCATTGATTTGGGGCAAAGGACATAAAAAGATTATTCATAGGTTAAAATACTATATTGCTATTAATTCTATTCGTAAAATGTCTTTTAAATTTAATTTAAATATAATAAGAGTACTTATTCTGAAAGTGTTAAACTTGCGATTTTAATATTTTAATATTTTAATGTCTTAATTAAACTGAATTGTAAACCCCAACCACTATTATAGATGTTGTTTGTAAAATGGTTTTTGTGAATAGACCAGTTTCCTAGATTAATGTAAAATATTTTTATGATGGTTTAGGTAAAAGTCATTTTGAACATTATTAATCCAATAATGGCATCTGCATCAATGGATTAATTCTTAGTTATAACATTTAATGGTATTTTTTTTAGTCTATATTATTAATGTTTATTAGATGCTAAATTTTAAGTTTATATCAAACGTTTTGAGTTTTTTTGACATAAAGGTAACCAATACAATATATAATTGGTTTCTTTGCTAATATTTATATAGGAATAGATAGAACTCATTTAAAAAATATATTGCTACACTATTCATCTCTTTATTATATTTGTCGGTTGATTTTGGATGTGCAGGGCAACCCATAATGAAGTGATGAACTCGGTTTGTTCAGTCTATTGACACAAAAGTTAATTGCAAATTCGAGTTAAAATAATTAAATCATTAACAATGGAAATTAATATGTTGAATAACAAAACTGTTTTAATCACCGGTGGTACTGGCTCATTTGGTAAGCAATTTATCAATACAATTTTAGAGCGTTACCCAGAAGTAAAAAAAATTATCATTTATTCTCGAGATGAGTTAAAACAATCAATAATTAAGCAGAAGTACCCTGCTCATGATTATCCTCAGTTACGTTTTTTTATTGGTGATGTGCGGGACAAAAGTAGATTAACACAGGCTTGCGAGGGCGTAGATGTAATTATTCATGCAGCAGCGATTAAACAAGTTGATACGGCTGAATATAACCCTACTGAGTGTATTCGTACTAATGTTGATGGAGCCGAGAATGTTATTCATGCTGCACTAGCGTGTGGTGTCCACGATGTTGTTGCACTATCAACTGACAAAGCTTGTGCACCCATAAACTTATACGGAGCTACTAAATTAGTTTCTGACAAACTGTTTGCTGCTGCTAATAATATCCGTGGTTCAAAAGATATTAAATTTAGCGTTGTTCGTTATGGGAATGTCATGGGGTCTCGTGGTTCAGTTATTCCTTTTTTCTTAGAAAAACGTAAAGATGGTGTTTTACCTATTACTCATGAAGAGATGACTCGTTTTAACATATCCTTACAAGATGGTGTAAATTTAGTTATGTTTGCTTTAGGGAACCATTTAGGCGGTGAGATTTTTATCCCTAAGATTCCATCTTATAAAATTTTAGATATAGCAAAAGCCATTGCTCCAGAGTGTGAAATTCGTAATGTCGGTATCCGTCCTGGTGAAAAATTACATGAAGAGATGATAACGGATACGGATTCCTTAAATACTATCGATTTAGGCCTTTATTATGCAATACTTCCTTCAGTTTCTTATACTTATACAGAGAATCAGTACATGATGCATCATAAAGCACAAAAGGTTCCTTTTGGTTTTAAGTATAATTCCGGCACAAATACCGAATGGGAAACAGTTGAAGGGTTACGTGATTTAATTAAAATTCATGTAGATCCAAGCTTTACTGTATAGGAGATTTAATAGATGACTAGAATACTAGCTATTATACCTGCCAGAGCTGGTAGTAAGCGAATACCAGGTAAAAATCTGAAAAATTTTTTAGGTAAAGAGATTATTAGTTATCCGATTAAGGCTTTATTAGCAGTTAATGATATCGATACCGTTATTGTGTCTACAGATTCAGAAAAGATTAAGTCTATTGCTTTGAATTATGGAGCTTCGGTACCATTTATTAGGAGTAAGAAAAATTCAGATGACTTCGCTACTACTTTTGATGTTATTGAAGAAGTGCTAAGTAATTGTGATCGAAACTTTGATCTCGTTTGCTGTGTATATCCAACATCAGTCTTTGTTACTAGTAATATGTTATCAGAAGCTATTCAAGTACTACAATCAAATGCTACTGCAAGTAGTATTGCATCAGTTCTCGAATATAGCCACCCGATTCAACGGTCTTTAATTAGAAAGGATGGTTTTTTAGTATCTAATCACCCTGAGTGCTATAACATGAGAAGCCAAGATCTTGCTGTTAATTATCATGATGCGGGACAATTTTACATCTTTAAACCTGATGTTGTCATGACAGAGAAACGATTAATTACTGATGCCTGTATACCATTCGTCATCAATCCAAATGATGCTCACGATATTGACACAATTGATGATTGGAAATTAGCTGAACTTAAATATAAATTTAAAACCCATAAGGTCAATAAGTGAAAAAGCTTTTATTAATAGGCTCTAATGGGCTACTTGGAACTTCCCTGGTTAAGTTATTACAACCTCATTATGAGTTGGTCACATTAACCAGAACGTCACCTAATAGTGATTATAATCTAGATATGACCTCCAAAATTAAATGCAGTCATTTATTAGCCGAAGTTAAACCCGATTTAATAGTTAACCTGGCAGCACTGACTAATGTTGATGCTTGTGAATATGATTTGAATTTTGCATATCAAGTTAATACAAGAATTGCTGAAAATATTTCAGCTTATAGCAATCACCACAAAGATGTTTTTGTAGTTCATATATCCACAGATCATATCTATGACGCTGATAACTCTACTGAAGAAGATGTTGTCATTACTAATAATTATGCAATGACAAAATATTGTGGTGAAAAAAGTTTTAAATCTGAAAACGTTGTGATTTTACGAACAAATTTTTTTGGTAAAAGCTTAAGTGAAAGTTCAGAAGGTTTATGTAATTCTATTTATAAATTAGTTTTATCTAATCAGGAACTGAATCTATTTAATGATGTTTTCTTTTCACCTTTATCAATTCACACATTATGTGATGTGATTCTCATTTGTCTACAAAAAAAAATACCAGGTGTATTTAATGTAGGTTCAAAAGGTGGTATGTCTAAAGAAAATTTTTTGAAGGCATTCCTTCAGTTATCTGGTTTTAAGGATTTTAAATATCGGTCAATTTCTGTAAATGATATAGCGTTAAAAACCGCTAGACCTAAAGATATGAGGATGGATGTAAGTTTGTTTGAAAAAAAATATAATTATAACTTACCAATATTAATTAATGAAATTGAGAGTGTAGCAAATGAATTCAAAAAAGATTCTGTCAAGTAAATTTAACATAGGTAATACTTCGGTTACAGCTGCTGGTGAACCTTATTTCATTGCTGACATTGGTGCTAATCATAATGGTGACTTAAATAAAGCAATAGAATTAATTTATTTAGCAGCAGAATCAGGAGCTCATGCTGCAAAATTTCAACATTTTAAAGCTGATTCCATTGTCAGTAAACATGGTTTTGAAGTGCTAAAGGGTGAGCAGTCTCATCAAAAAAATTGGAAAAAATCAGTTTTTGAAGTTTATCAAGATGCTTCGATTGATTTAGATTGGACTAAGACTCTTGTTGAAACTTGTAAACATGCTGGCGTAGAGTTTTTTACAAGTCCATACTCTACAAGTTTAGTCGATTATGTTGATGAGTACGTACCTGCATTTAAAGTAGGTTCAGGTGATATTACATGGCCGGAAATAATCAATAAAATGGCTTCAAAGGGCAAGCCAATGCTCCTCGCTTGTGGTGCCTCGACTTTAGATGAAATAGATAGAGCTGTGCAACAAACTTTATGTCATACCGGTGAAGTTGTTATAATGCAATGTAATACAAATTATACGGCATCATTAGAAAATTTTAAATATATCAACCTTAACGTATTAAAAACATTAAGATCTATGTATCCACACGCCATACTTGGATTAAGTGATCATACACCTGGTCATGCTACTACTTTAGGGGCGATAGCACTGGGTGCTAATATAATTGAAAAACATTTTACCGATTCTAATAATAATGAAGGGCCAGATCATAAGTTTGCTATGAATCCAAATTCATGGCGAGAAATGGTTGATCGTTCCAATGAGCTCTATTTATCCTTGGGTTCAGGCATCAAAAGAGTGGAAGACAATGAGAAAGAAACAGTGATTGTACAGCGTCGCTCAATTCGTTTGACTCAAGATGTAAAAGTTGGTGAGGTTTTAACTAAAGAACATCTAGAATGTCTACGTCCATGTCCTGATGATGCTATTGAACCTTATCACCTAGAAAAGCTCCTTGGTAAAAAAATTACCGAAACTGTTGC from Shewanella polaris includes:
- a CDS encoding NAD-dependent epimerase/dehydratase family protein, which encodes MNILIYGATGYIGNKLVEYLMAQGYCIGNVSRRISPIAGVNNYLFDDDVEIILSKFKPHKIIYMSACFDNNNIASIIDINVKKPLEILKVLEINSDIEFIYIGSYWQFGNIDNKNIAIDLYSASKKAIVPFLDFYNTYTKVLCKEIVLYGTYGESDGRGKLLDYLITMSNKCQKVALTEGLQELNLVNVDDICVNIEKIMQITKKNKFQILSDSSYTPRELVEIIRKYQPIEVSFGELDYRSVELMTLWMNSNYTQIYTEDNIESYIKAKLTNV
- a CDS encoding oligosaccharide flippase family protein encodes the protein MSKLLTNSFIYTVLAIFEKGLVFFMMPIYTAYLSPADFGSYSLVLAINAFLILLYTFSLENGLGKFYYDFKADEEKVRELFGTIFTTVLLISFIFTLLFYFFYNDLFNVFSNNDDLHHNLKIGLACIAFYPAYSILKRMYQVKQESKKFGFLSFLYTLLLIMMNLVCIILLNLKSEGLLFGLLFTNIVFFSYSIFNFYKSNGFYYNFEILKTVLKYSLPLFPHSVSNIVTTMCDRIFVGYFLTLTAVGLYSVASQISMIFSVLIGSFTMAYGPFFFEKMKGSATDKTEIIKIAHTVVPIFCLFGIGFSLFSKEIVMLMATDAYLEAYNYAMILIFVFVFQSVYIFTAGPLLINSTTRYAAISIFAALLNIFLNYILIPIYGIYGAAVATLIQKIIAVILYSYLGYKSTDKLEFNFRYLILLPVLSFVIVFTLSPLLNQQALYISISAKVLIILFCTVILLLTNSYIYIFSKKFYFNIRKKIK
- a CDS encoding glycosyltransferase family 2 protein, which encodes MKKLISICIPTYNRCAKVKLAIESALSVKSELIDIIVMDNYSPDNTWSEINKLDDSRLKVFRQGKNIGFCGNLLDVVSKAETDFVFLLSDDDLINPKYVEKIIEEGLLDSCATGIIYGSIFNTHKNKFYSEYSNSLYNRLSGISEVAVKHSYMSGMILNKKYIDMKLLYQLYQCEDKLMYPHEVMVLSILQQNKDIITISDICCYQGVPGFSHIIDETVYYYYTERVYLIKQYIRITNYIYEEGVERDTIKKNIAHLATVILLNSSPLIWGKGHKKIIHRLKYYIAINSIRKMSFKFNLNIIRVLILKVLNLRF
- the pseB gene encoding UDP-N-acetylglucosamine 4,6-dehydratase (inverting); translated protein: MLNNKTVLITGGTGSFGKQFINTILERYPEVKKIIIYSRDELKQSIIKQKYPAHDYPQLRFFIGDVRDKSRLTQACEGVDVIIHAAAIKQVDTAEYNPTECIRTNVDGAENVIHAALACGVHDVVALSTDKACAPINLYGATKLVSDKLFAAANNIRGSKDIKFSVVRYGNVMGSRGSVIPFFLEKRKDGVLPITHEEMTRFNISLQDGVNLVMFALGNHLGGEIFIPKIPSYKILDIAKAIAPECEIRNVGIRPGEKLHEEMITDTDSLNTIDLGLYYAILPSVSYTYTENQYMMHHKAQKVPFGFKYNSGTNTEWETVEGLRDLIKIHVDPSFTV
- the pseF gene encoding pseudaminic acid cytidylyltransferase, whose translation is MTRILAIIPARAGSKRIPGKNLKNFLGKEIISYPIKALLAVNDIDTVIVSTDSEKIKSIALNYGASVPFIRSKKNSDDFATTFDVIEEVLSNCDRNFDLVCCVYPTSVFVTSNMLSEAIQVLQSNATASSIASVLEYSHPIQRSLIRKDGFLVSNHPECYNMRSQDLAVNYHDAGQFYIFKPDVVMTEKRLITDACIPFVINPNDAHDIDTIDDWKLAELKYKFKTHKVNK
- a CDS encoding dTDP-4-dehydrorhamnose reductase family protein codes for the protein MKKLLLIGSNGLLGTSLVKLLQPHYELVTLTRTSPNSDYNLDMTSKIKCSHLLAEVKPDLIVNLAALTNVDACEYDLNFAYQVNTRIAENISAYSNHHKDVFVVHISTDHIYDADNSTEEDVVITNNYAMTKYCGEKSFKSENVVILRTNFFGKSLSESSEGLCNSIYKLVLSNQELNLFNDVFFSPLSIHTLCDVILICLQKKIPGVFNVGSKGGMSKENFLKAFLQLSGFKDFKYRSISVNDIALKTARPKDMRMDVSLFEKKYNYNLPILINEIESVANEFKKDSVK
- a CDS encoding N-acetylneuraminate synthase family protein — encoded protein: MNSKKILSSKFNIGNTSVTAAGEPYFIADIGANHNGDLNKAIELIYLAAESGAHAAKFQHFKADSIVSKHGFEVLKGEQSHQKNWKKSVFEVYQDASIDLDWTKTLVETCKHAGVEFFTSPYSTSLVDYVDEYVPAFKVGSGDITWPEIINKMASKGKPMLLACGASTLDEIDRAVQQTLCHTGEVVIMQCNTNYTASLENFKYINLNVLKTLRSMYPHAILGLSDHTPGHATTLGAIALGANIIEKHFTDSNNNEGPDHKFAMNPNSWREMVDRSNELYLSLGSGIKRVEDNEKETVIVQRRSIRLTQDVKVGEVLTKEHLECLRPCPDDAIEPYHLEKLLGKKITETVAAGDYIKWHQVK